A stretch of the Ptiloglossa arizonensis isolate GNS036 chromosome 1, iyPtiAriz1_principal, whole genome shotgun sequence genome encodes the following:
- the LOC143144199 gene encoding uncharacterized protein LOC143144199 isoform X2, translated as MSNKLKCICIKIFFVFCTSGVIECYDPPCTFNTMCMCWVQDDQDFTKMDIKCSGTPFARFPDVLVSYVGQLDVLDSGLQTLDNDALTSSVGVEALGLVSNRLSNIGDKSFSGIADKLRSLDLSYNALEDVPFKAFRDLRQLNWLNMHSNHLTSLDGDWGHAKDALTYAFFGDNSIIDVPKIFSTFESLLLLNLDNNNIEELSEDSLPPNMHTLNLNSNLFKYFPSSLKTLKGLTWLYLNGNDLKYLELPDFQSSNLELVDVSENCIEWIRAPNLTKGNLKIEDFNMDSNKLTFLPAGTFDHLDIKRIHLSSNSIKDIDEDAFRGLEDSLIYLNLENNDLPSVPRAVTRLRKLSYLYLANNDIRNISGEAFQEFAENLRALSLATNSLDAVPVATLLRCQRLLHLNLGYNKISHVQPGDFEWAEDLEILLLRNNELTKLNGETFKGAGRLKELSLSFNHLTELDDDCFIGIETSLDILELSFAFTTDVFPQKALRPLSNLRWLVLDNNNFQTIESTAFYSFQRLRYINLESNRLHYLPDRIFLSSVHPELNDVKLGYNFLEAIPEFSFHNLTKLRSLDLTGNRITVLSSESIVGCPQLVTLSLAYNRIFRMEKNAFYGLPSLRFLHLEFNKLTVLNLYAIPEIGEPGFALNVSYNAISMINSGGSINYLTSLDLSFNNISQLPADTFYNTPDLRSLDLRSNFIVVLEPGTFELSHLETLNLQDNKIESLRKQSFHGLELLQQLDLSGNQLSQLSTEQFRNLKNLRILNLSNNKIRSLPKDVFEGTKLEILDLSRNKFTVIPSPSFLEVGYTLRDLDLADNFVDHIDSTAFPTSQLVSLNLAHNRLTILPDNSFVSLGKLLRLNVSQNVLQANFKELFHYLPGLKQLFLTNCGLRDVPLLPLTNLNILDLSYNSIDSTSDKQFQYLKNLKVLLLVNNSLTAMPNVKLNLLRELDVSGNPIEELTKESFMGYPRLEVLKLKNLNRTRSVDKDCLRVLKYLKHLRIQTWPEADGFHLRYLLTGLPLRTVDIQVTEHLLKHQIQNAFTKQLRELTISGNDLEVISSEAFSTIEGSELILRIKDTRVRRLQPDIFLSLTKTLSQLTLDLRNNHINELSPSVIYGNLSWESVGTNMVAGGLQVSGNPLECDCEIAWLSLWLRRWLRESRHIHTATQSDARQLRMIAGRAVCTETTPSYSSDKVLLTLGTPHTACQASALSSGNYEKLATTWLAIVHIILLTIIVN; from the exons ATGTCGAACAAACTGAAATGCATTTGCATCAAGATCTTTTTCGTTTTTTGCACGTCGGGTGTGATTGAGTGCTACGACCCACCATGCACATTCAACACGATGTGCATGTGTTGGGTTCAGGACGATCAGGATTTTACGAAGATGGATATCAAGTGTTCGGGAACACCTTTTGCCAGATTTCCCG ATGTCTTGGTGAGTTATGTGGGTCAACTGGACGTACTTGATTCTGGCTTGCAAACGCTGGATAACGACGCACTGACAAGTTCGGTCGGCGTCGAAGCTTTGGGATTGGTGAGCAATCGATTATCCAACATTGGCGATAAGTCCTTTTC AGGTATTGCGGACAAATTGCGTTCATTGGATCTGAGTTACAATGCCCTGGAGGACGTACCTTTCAAGGCCTTTCGTGACCTGAGACAATTAAATTGGCTGAATATGCACAG CAATCATTTAACCTCGTTGGACGGTGATTGGGGCCACGCGAAAGACGCGCTGACGTACGCGTTCTTCGGGGACAATTCGATCATCgacgtgccaaaaattttctccaCGTTCGAGTCCCTGTTGTTGCTTAACCTCGACAACAACAACATCGAGGAACTATCGGAGGACAGTTTACCACCGAATATGCACACGCTCAATCTGAACAGCAATTTGTTCAAGTACTTCCCGTCGTCGTTGAAAACATTGAAAGGGCTCACGTGGTTGTATTTAAACGGGAACGACTTGAAGTATCTCGAGTTGCCCGATTTTCAAAGTTCGAACCTGGAGCTGGTCGATGTCAGTGAGAATTGCATCGAGTGGATTCGCGCGCCCAATTTGACCAAGGGCAACTTGAAGATCGAGGACTTCAACATGGACAGTAACAAGCTGACCTTTCTGCCCGCGGGGACATTCGACCATCTGGACATCAAAAGGATCCATTTGTCTTCGAATTCGATCAAGGACATCGACGAGGATGCTTTTCGCGGGCTCGAAGACAGCTTGATCTACCTGAATCTGGAGAACAACGATCTACCGAGTGTTCCTCGTGCTGTTACTCGCTTAAGAAAGTTGTCGTACCTTTATCTCGCCAATAACGATATAAGGAATATTTCCGGTGAAGCGTTTCAAGAGTTTGCGGAAAATTTGAGGGCCCTCTCGCTCGCTACCAACAGCTTGGACGCGGTTCCTGTTGCTACTTTATTAcg GTGCCAGaggctattgcacctgaatctCGGTTATAATAAAATCTCCCATGTTCAACCGGGCGATTTCGAGTGGGCGGAGGACcttgaaattctgctgctcaggAACAACGAGTTGACGAAATTGAACGGGGAGACCTTCAAGGGAGCCG GCAGACTGAAGGAGCTCAGCTTGTCCTTCAACCACCTGACGGAACTCGATGACGATTGTTTCATCGGTATCGAGACGAGCCTCGATATCCTCGAGTTGAGTTTCGCGTTCACCACTGACGTCTTCCCGCAAAAAGCCCTCAGACCTCTATCGAATCTCCGCTGGTTGGTGTTGGATAACAATAACTTTCAAACCATCGAGTCGACCGCGTTCTACTCGTTCCAAAGGTTACGTTACATCAATCTGGAGTCGAATCGATTGCACTATCTACCGGATCGTATATTCCTATCGAGCGTTCATCCGGAGCTGAACGACGTCAAGCTTGGCTACAACTTCCTGGAGGCTATCCCGGAGTTCAGCTTCCACAATTTGACCAAGCTGAGATCGTTGGATCTAACCGGGAATCGGATAACGGTTCTCAGCTCCGAATCTATTGTTGGTTGTCCCCAATTGGTGACATTGTCGTTAGCTTACAACAGAATCTTCCGAATGGAGAAGAACGCCTTCTACGGACTACCCAGTTTGCGTTTTCTTCACCTGGAGTTCAACAAGCTAACCGTTTTGAATCTGTACGCAATCCCAGAGATCGGTGAACCAGGTTTCGCATTGaacgtatcctataacgcgatcTCGATGATAAACTCCGGTGGCTCGATAAACTATTTGACCAGTTTAGATCTAAGCTTCAACAATATCAGTCAGCTGCCCGCCGATACGTTTTACAACACCCCGGATCTGAGAAGCTTGGATCTACGAAGCAATTTCATCGTTGTCCTCGAACCAG GTACATTTGAGCTGAGCCACTTGGAGACTCTGAACCTACAGGACAACAAGATAGAGAGCTTGAGGAAACAGTCGTTCCACGGTTTGGAGTTGTTGCAACAGCTAGACCTGAGCGGTAATCAGCTCAGTCAATTGTCCACCGAGCAGTTCCGTAACTTGAAGAATCTGCGTATCTTGAATCTGTCGAACAACAAGATACGATCCTTGCCCAAAGACGTTTTCGAGGGAACGAAACTGGAGATACTCGACCTGAGTCGCAACAAGTTCACCGTGATCCCGTCACCGTCCTTCCTAGAAGTCGGTTACACCTTGAGGGATCTCGATCTGGCGGACAATTTCGTCGATCACATCGATTCTACCGCGTTTCCAACTTCGCAGCTGGTTTCTCTGAACCTGGCTCACAACCGACTGACGATTTTGCCCGACAATTCGTTCGTATCGTTGGGAAAGCTTTTGAGACTGAACGTGTCCCAGAACGTTCTCCAAGCGAATTTCAAGGAGCTCTTCCATTATCTACCTGGCCTGAAGCAACTGTTTCTGACCAATTGCGGCCTCAGAGACGTTCCTCTTCTGCCCCTGACCAATCTAAACATCCTGGATTTGTCTTACAACAGTATAGACTCGACGTCTGACAAACAGTTCCAATACCTGAAGAATCTGAAGGTTCTTCTGCTGGTGAACAACTCGCTAACCGCTATGCCGAACGTCAAGTTGAATCTGTTGAGGGAACTCGATGTTTCTGGTAACCCGATAGAG GAACTGACGAAGGAGAGCTTTATGGGTTACCCGAGGCTAGAGGTACTGAAGTTGAAGAATCTGAATAGAACGAGGTCAGTGGACAAGGATTGCCTCCGTGTCTTAAAATACCTGAAGCACCTTCGAATTCAAACATGGCCGGAAGCGGATGGCTTTCACCTTCGTTACCTGCTAACCGGGCTACCGCTCAGAACCGTGGACATACAAGTTACGGAGCACTTGTTGAAGCATCAAATACAGAACGCGTTCACGAAACAGCTCAGGGAATTGACCATCTCTGGGAACGACCTGGAAGTGATTTCTTCGgaagcgttctcaaccattgaaGGTAGTGAACTGATCCTGCGAATCAAGGATACACGAGTTCGAAGACTACAACCGGACATATTCCTTTCTTTAACGAAAACACTCTCGCAACTTACTCTGGACTTAAGGAATAATCACATAAACGAACTCAGTCCCTCGGTAATCTATGGGAACCTTTCCTGGGAAAGCGTTGGGACCAACATGGTCGCTG GTGGGTTACAAGTATCGGGAAATCCTCTCGAATGCGATTGCGAAATCGCTTGGCTCAGTCTGTGGTTACGAAGATGGCTACGGGAGTCTCGACACATTCACACAGCTACTCAGTCGGATGCCAGGCAATTGAGAATGATCGCTGGTAGAGCCGTTTGCACCGAGACCACGCCATCGTATTCGTCGGACAAGGTTCTGTTGACTCTGGGAACTCCACACACTGCCTGTCAAGCTTCCGCGTTGAGCTCCGGCAACTACGAGAAACTCGCCACCACTTGGTTGGCTATAGTACACATTATTCTTTTAACAATAATAGTCAACTGA